In Micropterus dolomieu isolate WLL.071019.BEF.003 ecotype Adirondacks linkage group LG01, ASM2129224v1, whole genome shotgun sequence, the sequence GTAACATTACCAACGTCctcatttaatgagaagtctacctgccGAGCGGGTTCAGCTGATTCCAATCACAGCGTACGCCAGTGTCAATCACCTGGGCGgagtttatttgtatttcactgaGTGAGAAAAATAGCGCGAGTCTCGCAGCTTTTTACCCGATGAGAAATATCGTCACAATTTAATCTCGCGGGACCTCGTGGCGCGATATCTCGTCACACCCTTAGTAACTTGCAtctatagctgtcagataaaagAATTAAGTGAGGTACAAGTACTCCAAAACTGTACGCAAGTGCAGTACTGAGTAAATGTTACCGGTGTGGGTCAGCATGTGTCTCTGCAGGGAGCTGGCCCAGGGGAACACTCGGGGGCAGAAGGGGCAGGTCATCTTCTGGACAGAGTTGGAGTAGGCGTTCTTCTTTCCTTTGGACTGCGGCGCCACCGGCGCCGGCTTGGCCTCCTCCTTCACTCCTCCCTCCCGCTCCTCCGCTCCTCCCGCTCTGTCGACATCTGTTGACAGCGAGAGGTTTGAATGAAGTCTCAGTGAGTCACCTGTTCCTCAGCTCGGTCATCTTTAACGtgtcccctcctccctcctacCTCTCTTTCCTCCCAGGTCCGCAGCGCCGGTCTGCAGGTAGGTGCTGAACTTGTTGGCGTCGGTGGTGGCCAGCATCTTCTCCACGCTGGCGAACTCCCCGCTGGACTCCAGGTCGATGCCGCCGCCGCTAACAACGCTCTTCTCCTTCACCGTCAGCGCAGCGGGTTTCTTCCTGGAACGCttcctgtgttttattgtttgatatGTTTTAACTTTGATTATCTTTCTGTAACTGTTGAAAAGTACAAAACTgtgaattaaaaaacacatttcagcgGGGAATCACCAGAAGCAGCAGGTTATCTTAATGACCGTTTTGAATGAAGCTCACCTGGAGGATCCCTCAGACGTGTCCTCGCTCTGCGTCTCCGGGACAGCGGAGGGTCCTGCAGCAGGATCGGCCTGACAGGCGGCGACCGCTGCCCTGGTTTTGCCCTCCAAGGCGACGGCCTCTCTCTTCAGCAGGTCCGGAGCTCCGGAGACCGAGTGGATGATCTGAGCGATGGAGGCCAGAGGAGGGAGCTCCTTGAGGGCGgcggagggaggggaggaggccGAGGAGGCCGGTTTGGGGAGCAGGGGTTTGAGGCGCTGGGCTCGTGTGGAGTTGTTGAGGCTGGGGAGGGGCGCGGGGGGCGGGGTGGATCCAGGGGGGAGCTGGTAGCAGCCGAGCTGGGGGTGAGGGTGCAGGGGAGGCAGGGTGTTGCCCGCCTTGTCCTCCTTGGACAGAGCGTGCTGCTGCTCCACTATGCTGCTGCCGCTCTGCTCCGTCTTGATCTCCTTCATCTGTCCGGCGCTCAcctccctcctctgcctctTGCTGGGGATGGACAGATCGATGGGCTGGTCCAGGACGGAGCAGTCGAAGGTGGGGGACACGCTCTCCAGTTTGACCCCAGGAGAACCCGCGTGGCTGCCCGAGCCACGACTCTTGGCGGAGAAGTCCAGCGGCTGGTCCAGTTCTGTAGGATAAATCGCCAGCTCCTCCACCTTCACCGCCTGAATCGGAGGCGGACTCATCCCGTTCAGCGCCATCTGACTCACGGCAGCAGCTCGGCCAGAGGCGGCGGTAGCGACGGGAACGGCGGCAGGCAGCAGTGTGGCGATGTGCTCTTCGATCTCCCTCTCCTGCACCTCGGGGTGCTGCTTCAGCAGGTGGTGAATGCAGTTGCGTTTGGCCAGGAAGGCGGCGCCGCAGCGGCGGCACTCGAACGGCTTCCTCTGGCAGCCGTTGTGTGTGCGCAGGTGGATCTGCAGCGCCCGGTACGTCTTCAAGTCCTCGCCGCAAAACCGGCAGGTCGTCTCAGCTCCGGTGCAGCCCGTCTCCATGTcctgggtggtggtggtgggtccGGCAGTGATCGCCGCCGCCATGTTGGCTGTAGTGGTGGAGGTGACGTACTTGATGTTCTTCTCGATGTCCTTCCTCGAGGTCTTGGCGTGCTTCTTCCTGAGGTGGCGCTCGCAGTTGGCCTTGACAGTGAAAGGATAGTGGCAGACCCGGCAGACGTACGGGCGCTCGCCGCTGTGCGTCCGCAGGTGTCGGATCAGCGTGGCTTTGTCGGGAGCCACGTAGTCGCAGATGTTGCACTGGTGGGGAAGGATGCCGAGGTGGAAGCGCATGTGAGCCTGCAGGACGCCGGAGAAGGCAAACACCTGGTCGCAGAATCGGCACGGGAACAAGCCTTTAGCCGAGCCGGCGTTGTTTCCCCCTTTGGCTCCTGGCTTTCTCCCGCTAAGCCCCGCCTCCTCGTGTCCTGCGGTGTTAGCAGCTGGCGGCGAATCAGATAAAGGCGTGTGAGCGTCACTCATACACTCTGCGTCCAACTGCCCTCCGTTCCcagatgaagaggaggatgaggaggatgaggagggcGTTTTGAAGAGAGTCGGGTTGGGAGGCGGCAGGCTGGGGCTGATGCAGCCCAGTGAGGCCTGCTGGGAGCTCTGGAGGGGGGGAGGAGTCGTCGCCGTGAGGCTGGAGCGAGGGGTGATGGGAGGTTTGGGCTTCAACGGAGGCATCGCCTTCTgacctggaggaggaagaaacaGAGTCAGTGAGTCTCTTTTGGATCCTAAATCTAAAACACAAAGACGAGAGCGTGCAGCTCGAGCCGCCACACACCTTGACCTCCAGCAAATCCTGGAGCTTTGGCCAGagcggggagggtcagggccatctgATTCGGCGCTGCAGACGCCACTTTGAGGATCTGCTGGATGTCCGCCAGCTCCATGATCCCGGCTCCCCCTGCCTCTCCGGGTTTGACCCCCGACGAGCCCGCGCTGCCTGTTGCGGCGCTCCCGTCAGGCTGCAGGAGGAAGCCGGTCTGGAAGGGCTGCAGGGAGAGCAGGCTCAGGGCGTCTGTCTGGGAGAGGCCCTGCAGGGCTGAGGCGGAGCCCGAGGCCTCCATCAGCGGGATGCTGAGGGCCGCCAGACCGCCTACGCCCAGCCCCAAAGTCAGCCCCAGACCTCCGGACAGGTAAGCTGAGGCCGGCTCCTGGGGAAGGCTGGAGGACGGCGGCTCCACGTGGATCACCTTGATGCTGTCCAGGTGGGCCTGATGGATCTCATCGTCTGTGGGACCAGACTTTACCTGAGGAGAAAAACATCAGAGGGCCGTTACGGGGCTGcgtttgtcttttctttaaacttCTTAATTTGACTTTCTGTGATAAAGATTTACTTCCGAAGCTCACCTTGGAGACGTGCAGAAGGCCCAGCGACTCCAAGAAGCCGGCCTGCTCTGAGGGCGGGGCTTCTTTCTCAACATCCTGACCGCCGTTCTCGACGCCGTTTTCTGCGTCTCCACCCGCTGCTTCGTCCTCCGTGTGCTGCGTGTCCTGCGTGTCCTGCGTGTCCTGCGTGTCAGCGGTGGCGGGTTTGTCGGAGTGGGAGATGGATTTATGGAGGTCCAGGGCGGAGCGAAGGGGAAACGCCTTGTCGCAGCAATCGCAGACGAACCGATGGAACTTACTGATGCAGCGACGAAGGTTTGTCTCGCACCAAACCTGGAAGGAAGCACAGAGGTGATTAAATACTGACCCAGGAGGGTGATTTCTGTCCGAGTGGCGTTCACAGCGGCGTGCGTTGGTACCTGCGCGATGTGAGCGAACTTCTTGCAGGAGAAGTCTATGAAGGCCAGGTCGTTGAAGCCGGTGGGGATGGAGGGGTTGTTCTGGATGAAGGGCCGGCCGCTGGGGTCCTGAGGGAGCAGCTTATGAACCCCGGCGTTGTGACGCAACAAACCACGGTGGGTTCGGAAAGACAGGCAGCAGAGATCacacctgggagacacagcGAGGGGAGCCGTCAGTAAACACCGACGCCGAGTGACCGGCAAACAAAATGATCCCAGCAGGTGGCGCCATTACTCTGTGCTCCTGCATGTTTCATCACTTTAAGGTTAAACCTCGAGAGGTTCTTCAAAAGGCCGTTTGACGGTTTAGATTTGGTTGGAACATGTCAGGAGGGTCGTCACGTGTACAGAGACACTGAGCTGAGAGGACAGCTGCTCGCTGTCACACACTCTAATCAccaatgtgtgcgtgtgtccatCAGTATCGCTCGCCAACCAGTTAACCTGCAACATCTAGTTGGACGTCAGGTTTTCCTTTTCACCTGCAGGGACGCACGAACTTCAACGGTCTTGTTTTGTCCTAAactcaaaatttattttaaaaaactacattttgGGAAGCCGGAGCCAAAAAACGGTTCGTAGTTTACTTGACTTGTTTTGTCCAGTTCGTCCCCAACTTTTATTTGCTTTCCAGTGAAAACATTTGCTTCTGAAAGAGTCCTCAGTCCACAGATTAGATTTATCAGCACACCTGCAgactacattacccacaatgcaactcggCTGTGCTGTTAGCGGCTAACGTAGCCGGCAGCAGAGACGAGCAGCAGCTGATTTGTTCTCAATGAGACTTTGTGAATAAATAATTTGGCTCATCCCAGcgctcctccctccctctcctctccctctcctccctcctctccctctgctccctcctctcctcctccctctcctcctcttctctctccccctccctcctctcctccatccctctccttctctcctccctcctctccttcatccctctcctcctccgtCCTCccccctttcctccctccctctcctcctctcccctctctcctccctccctctcctccctcgtCTCTCCTCCNNNNNNNNNNNNNNNNNNNNNNNNNNNNNNNNNNNNNNNNNNNNNNNNNNNNNNNNNNNNNNNNNNNNNNNNNNNNNNNNNNNNNNNNNNNNNNNNNNNNcccccccccctccctctcctccccctccgtctctctcctccctcctccccccctctctcctccctacAGTCCAGTCGATCCTCTTACAGGCTGATTAGTGAGGATTTACAGCTAAATTTTCCTGCCTTCCTCCATAACGAGCTCAGCTCAGCTgccgctcctccttctctccctctgatTTTCTGTCCTCCAtccttttcttttattttctttttactttcctTGCTTTTACTTTTCAATCCTTTCTTTCcgtcttctcctccttttcgGTGCAACTCCATAAAACACTTTAAACTTTGAACTCAaactctgtttgtgtttggccGAGCGTGTCCtgaaacctcctcctcctcctcctcctcctcctctgtgtgaCTTATTAagttgtcctctctctctctctgcttctctacGTCTCTCGCCCACTGGTGACTTATTagccccccctcctctctcGTTTCCTCGTTATTNNNNNNNNNNNNNNNNNNNNccccccccccccccccccctccccccctccccccctccacCTCTTTTATCTCTTAATGACTGATttactccctcctcctcctccctccctctccgtCTGACTCCCTGCCTGCTAATGAGTCCAGGAGCTGCTTTATTCTTTATTACTATCTCAACTCTgacaaaaagtatttttcagagaaactttcaccagctctgctctgaaaaCTGATCGCTTGGTCTACAGAAGTACTCAGGAGATTTAGGGAATATCTGCTTTCCTGCAGAGAGTCAGCTGTTAAACATGATGCTACAGGCAGCAGccgcttagcttagcttagctttagcttagcacaaagactgcaaACATGTACTGAGATCCTTCACTGAAGTAGAAGTACCATAAAAAAAGTACTCCATTATAAGTAAAAGTCTACTTATGCAGCAAACTCTACTTAaagtttcaaaagtaaaagtactccttcTATATTGTTatagaatattatattattttaacgTTGTACTTTGCCAGTTTCGGATACTTTGCGTACTACTGTGTAGATTAGTAGTAAAGTACTGCATTGCGGGGtatcattatgtttttttatgtaaagtgTAACAAAGactaaatgtagtgaagtaaaaagtacaatatgtgGAGTACAAGTGTCAAGAAGCAGAatatggaaatactcaagtataaATACCTAAAAAATATCTTTCCCACAAGTAAAGTGCACAAAAGTCGAACGAACTTAACCTttatggggaaaaaacaaacatttttgcaaAGGATGCTGGGAGTTCTGGGAAGGAGAGGCGTGTGTTTATCTGCGGGTACCTCAGTGCGGTGTCCGGGTGTGCGTCCATGTGTTCGTCCAGCTCTAGTCTGGAGCTGCAGGTCTTGAAGCAGAGTGGACAGggcagcagctcctcctccGCTCCTCGAACCGCCGCCGCCAACTCCTCCGCCGCCACGTCCTCCaccacctgaacacacacacaccaacatcacTATTTATTCACCACTTATCACAGCTTCAtctagggctgcacgattacgGCCAAACTGATAATCACGATTGATCTACACTGACTACGCCTGATTTTACTGctgctgcaggtgtgtgtttctACCTTCTTGCTAGGCGGCTCCTCTCCGCTCTCCTCCTCCAACCTCCTCTTGACGGACGGACGGCGGCGTTTGGTGGGGGAGGGCGGGCTGACGGGGAGCAGCCCGCTGGCCGGGTCCTTTTCATGGATCTTCATATGtctgagagagcgagagagacggAGGTTAGTCTAGTCCACAACCTGAACCTTGTATCATGCTGCTGGACGTCCAGGTGGAGACGAAGCACCTGAAACTGGGTCAAACCGCTGCCCTCTGCAGAACTCACACCTCTAGAAACAAGTACTTGAGTTTAAAGGTGAAACTCACATCTTTAGAATATAAATTACAGAAAGTGCAgattaaaatgtgttcaaatCAGACGTGTCACACAAAcaggctggtgtgtgtgtgtgcgcgtgagtttggggggggggggggggggggggggggggggggggggttaaaacaGCCAGGACTTCTGGGTAATGGACAGAAAACAAGGGATTCTGGGAGTGTGAGTAAGAATAAGAACCAAGATGTAGCTCGTCAACCGATGGTGAAACCTGAAAGCTGATCCGACTTAATCAGCTGGGAATGTGGCGggatacccacacacacacacacacacacacacacacacaccagcctgTAACGATCTGTAAGTATGTGCAATTATcacataattacacaaacagCAACGTGGCCGCCTTATAAGGCCGGCGGGAGAGACGGGGACGCCCTGAGGTCACAGCAGGAAGTTGTCTTACGATGGCGGGTTGATTTCCTCATGGAGAGGAAGAGCTTTAAATTCACGACGTCACTAAAGCTTTCTGACTTTGACAGCCTCTAGATTTAAACAGCTGATgtggtttcattcatttatttttatttattcatttttaaggAAGGAAACACAAGACTGTACCATGTCgcagttattttgtttgttgtcgcatcttgtttacagtgttttgttgttgctaTAACGACAGCTCTAACAGATGTTACTCCTTTCCACCGTTCATCCTGTTTAAGTCCTTAAAACCAGAAGCTGGAAGGTGTTAAGGAGacattttgtttctctgcactgtggagggggagggagatgtcctcctcctctcaaaGGACTGATGGTGCTGCTTGATTTAAAGTGGCGAGGAGAGAGGTAAGGAGATAAGGAGATGAGACAAGGCTAtgagaagagatgaagagaaggggaggagaggagacaaggagaagagaagaaagaagggAAAGGACAAtaaacaaggagaggagacaaggaaataaaaagagagagcgGAAGGAATGGAGAGGAAAGACAAGACGAGAAGAGatgagaaaggaaaggagagaagaggaggagaaaggaaggaaaggagactaaacaaggagaggagacaacaaAACATGataagaaaggaaagaaggaggaaacaatgaaaggagaaagaagaggaaacaaggagaggagagggagaaaggaaagaaaagaggagagacaaGGAAAGAAGACAAAGTGAGGATAgtaaaggaaggaaaggaaaagaggagagaggaaaggagcaTATAGTAAGTAAAGGGAGCAGGGGAGAAGGTGTTGGATGTTATCGTCTATTTTTAGGACCCGACAGGCAGCAGGCTGAACGCCCATAAGAGGTCCTGACAGAGTGACGGAGTCAGCAGATCTGGGACCAGCTGACAGGAAGTTTACTATTAACCAATCAGGTAACGGGGAAGCAGAGAGGAGGCGGGACAACAAGAGAGCAAAGTCTCCTTGGCTCAAACTGTATTGTGACCCCAGAACGGACCAATCGGAGAGCAGGAAGCATGCAGAGTCAGCAGAGACACAATCTGTGTGTCGCCAACAGCTGCTCAACATATCAGtgtactctcacacacacacacacacacacacacacgatcaaAGATCAAATCCTTaagattaatcaatcaatcagtcagtcagtccatGGTGCAACTCAGGAGTCCAGAagattaaagtatttaaaatactACGACTACTAATCAATAGTTATCAAACTGATCCTGATTACTGTATCAGACAAAGACTTTAGATAATATCATCAACCCGTAGTATTGATCATAGTAGTACTACAAGTACCAGCAGGAGTACTAGGAGTAGTATTGATACAAGCAGCCCTGCAGCTGCAAtactattattagtagtagtaatattTGTAGCAGTAGCAATATAAGTAGCACTACAGTAGTGGAGGAGGGGCAGCAGTAAAAGTAGCAGTACTGGTTGCAGTTGCAGTACTACTTCTAATTCTACCCTTGGCTGTAGTACTAGCATAAGTGGCTTGTGACTTGtaacagtaaaagtacaactaGTGGTAGTATTTTCAGGATGGCACTAACTGTGTAACAGGCCCTGCTGACCCCCCCTACGCTGTGTGCACTGTGTACGTTAATACGCATCAAGTGAAGTACACACAAAGGACTATACGGTTACTTTGAACAAGCAGTACTCCTGTCCTGGAGTACTAACCCTGCAGCAGGTTACAAATACATTCAGGAATACACAGCCAGTCGGCACAAAATACACTTTAATAGTGTTTGAAAACTTTGCTTTACATTTTCTGCTGTTTCATGGAAGCAGGAATTTGCTACTTCTGCAGTAGTACTTTCAGTAGTACCAACAGTAGTACTATGTGTAACTTAATACCTCCTGCCTGTCTGACTGCCTGCAGTTCCTCTGCACCGCCACGGGGGCGCTGCTGAGTCAGCCAGAGCTCAGGACGCACAGCTTTCCCACTCATGCATCTGTGCACGTATCAGTGTGAGTCAACCACAAACatcaggagcaggaggagcaggaggaggaggaggacgatgaGGAGGAATACTTAGGCCTCTTCAGAGGAAGTGAGGAAGGAAACAAAGAAGGAAGAATAAACTTTctcagaaacagagagcagctcctctcttcctctgctcgcCTCTGACATGCAGCAGCCTCAGACAGCCAATCACGGCTCAGCACACCGCTGCCAGCCCATAATAGGCTAATGGGATGCCTCTCCATGGCAACAGGGCCCAACGGCCTCACAACAGAGGGCCGAGAGGGGCCggctcatgtgatgctgctctcTCCATCTGTGCTTCACTTTGTCTCCTGAAAAGTTTTTACACGCTGGTTTTAGTTTCTGTGGACAGGAAGGCGACGTTTGTAGTTTATTATCAACATTTATCCTCAAACAGACGTCGAGTTTCATCTCTCAAAACCTGGACAAACTGTAACGGAAACGGTTTATCTAATCTCCTGTCCTGCAGACACCATGGAGGATGAATCTATAATCTTATTAACTTTATTCTCTGCGTGTCTTTGCGTGAGAGTTTCCTCGTTATTCTGGGAAGGAAGTGAAACTCTTTATACTTGGTGCCACGACAGGTTCTGAAAATCAACAGGAAACTATTTAAACTAACTTTTAGCTCCGAAGGCTCACAGCTGTTTGACATATTTATCTGCTGCTAGTTCACATGTTGAAGAGCTTTGTGTCGAGTCGGCCTGGCTGATTATACATATCGGCTGATGTTTGCTTTTTGCAGATAATATTGGTGTCGACACAAGCTGAACAACAAGCGAGCAGAACCTGCAGAACGTTTGCAGTGAGTTAGAAACAGTTTGTCCATCAGAGAGCGCTCACACGTTTGTTACTGGATCATTTTAAACTCTCAAATATAAATTCACTCATTTGATTAACTCCAAGTAAGTATGGCAAGTCGTTTATTCCTTTAAACCTACTACTCGCCATTTAAAAGCTGCTAGTACTTATTTAGTAGTTACTAGTGACTATTTGCattttactagtatctattattTAGATACCTGTTCCATTGCATTCATTAGTTACTGGTAAAATGGAAACAGTGAATAGGGAAATGGAAATAGTTACtggtaaaatggaaatagttactggtaaaatggaaatagttactggtaaaatggaaatagtcaCCGAATGGAAATAGTTACtggtaaaatggaaatagttactggtaaaatggaaatagttactggtaaaatggaaatagtgaACAGGGAAATGGAAATAGTGAACAGGGAAATGGAAATAGTGAACAGGGAAATGGAAATAGTTACtggtaaaatggaaatagttactggtaaaatggaaatagttactggtaaaatggaaatagttactggtaaaatggaaatagttactggtaaaatggaaatagttactggtaaaatggaaatagttactGGTAAAATGGAAACAGTGAATAGGGAAATGGAAATAGTTACTATATACTAAATAGTAGCTAGTAAGTTTAAAAGGGATAAATGTTAAAACGTAGTCTGGGAACACGCCAACCCGAATGACCACCAACAGGTTGGTCTGAAGGTGTGTGTCACTTTTACAAACTCTGAATAAAGTTATTGTTTGGATGGCAAAGCATcatcatgtgtgtgtgcgtgtcctcTCTgaactgctctctctctctgcgtgaGCGCCACCTCGGGGCCTCTACGCAAAGAAACTAGAAAAACTAGTTTCACATTTCAGGGATgatccccccctcctcctcctcctgtctgcttCCTCCCTCGTTCTCCTGCTGCATCAGGCCATTTTATACTCCCTTTCTCTAAATGTCTCTCTTTAACTGGCAACAAACCAGGATGGGAATCCATCCCATTATTTCCATCCATCGCCTAACTCTCATCACTTTCCTTCTTGTTGCTCCTCTCAGCcgttctccctccctccctctttctctctctccgtccTGTTTGAAGACAGTCAACTAGGAAAATCTTGCGTTTCACATTTCAAAGGATGCTCTGCTGCAAAATGgattcctcctctctctgcctcctccctctgcttcgCTTTTCCTCTCTCCATCCACACAGGCCTGGTCTGTATTTTCCTACAGCAGCATGTGAAGTCCAGCCTCCACATGTGGAGCTCAGCTCTCTGGTTTGCATTGTAAATTAactctgaataaaaaaaaagcttctctTGCCCAGTTTACTGTTTTTTCACTTCTGTTTCATAACCCTCGCAGGATTCTGAGAAACAATGACGCAACCATTTCCAGGGCGTGTTGATGGAAATCCGCATCCAGATCTCCAGCAGGCTGCAGGAGGCCGTGTTATTCCCTCCGTGTGAGTTCAGTTTGTCTTTCGgcagggagaggggaggagagtcACGCTACCGCACAGACTCACGAAACCAGACCGCCGGCTTTCTGCTGGAGGTAaagctgcagcaggtgagatcaGGGTGTGAAGCAACAGTTTGGATCTGGGTCCTGGGTCGGCTTCAAGGCGGGACACGCCAGGCAAACGCATTGTTTCATCATGCACTGTTTTTTAGGCTACTTTGCTTCCTCAACATGTCTCAAGAAAAAATGAAGTGTCTGATTATTCATCAGTTTTTATGCGTTTTAGATTTTCAATAAAGAAATGTATGGAATTTCACAAGGCTGTTTTTCCTCATCCTCTGAACCTGAAATCTCCACTTTAGTAGCACTTACAGACACCAAACAGTCCTCTCCTCTGAAGGTGTTTACAGAGGGGTTTGTTCATGTGTCATTCACAGCctgaattatattatttttttatgcctgttacagtatttttttaatttatgaaataaaaaaaaaaaaagatatccaAAATCCCCTCGGTAAAAACATTTGAGACTAAcgtgtcaacaaaataaaacaataattttgaatCTGATTTAATCCACGGTTCAGATTTCAGTTCTTGAAATAGCTGCAAATTAGcgtatatttaattaaaaactgcctcatttgcatatttgaaCATAAAACTTCAGAAAACCTGTAATACAAGAAATTATTATCCTAATGAAACTTATGATCTAGGAAAGTTTCATGGTGATATCTATTAGTTAAATCCCTTAGTGTCTCGCCATCTACCAACAAATCTTTTATCaaaccttttctctctctttactctCTTTTTAACAGCAAAGAGCGAAGGAACcagctgaatctgcagcttcTCTGCTTTATAGATTCTTTCAGCTCGTTGTTTATCAGCCCGGCTGCAGCTTTCCTGTCCTGGTTCACTCTCAGAGCGTCGTTTCAAGAGAAGACAAAACTGTAAACAGCCGCCGTCCACGAGCAGCTCGGCAGCCAACAGACTCAGTTTTTAGCAGCtcaagagccagatatttccctcagcagctggtggagaccaaacacagagcgaacacagagagaaatcaATGTAAAGCTGATGACACGGCAACAAGTGGCCATTCATACGTTGCTGCAGGTTTAAAGAGACTTGAATCAGAAATGTAACTTGATTCTAACTGTGTCATGTCTCGTCTCCGAGCTGAAGCTGAAGACGGTTTTCCATTCAGGTCCAACCAACTTCCTCTTTAACAGACGTTACCCACAGGAAACAGGAGTCCTCTCTGCTCCCACAGCATGAGCACAGAAACAAACGG encodes:
- the rreb1a gene encoding ras-responsive element-binding protein 1 isoform X1, encoding MSRRKQPNPNKVKPVMENSTEEQREEINEEESELKEEKPHSNLKAINGVMEEAAGGGEKLQNGDRGGGIMGAEGGGDLSSINAMMSTVMSAGTMNGGGDEEGGSGVTSANSSAGPSPSPSPNKSLTAAMRAPPSRNARRNQDTKDDSSAFICPLCNKNCQTQHSLTMHIRQHNADTGATDHSCSICGKCLSSASSLDRHMLVHSGERPYKCSICGQTFTTNGNMHRHMKIHEKDPASGLLPVSPPSPTKRRRPSVKRRLEEESGEEPPSKKVVEDVAAEELAAAVRGAEEELLPCPLCFKTCSSRLELDEHMDAHPDTALRCDLCCLSFRTHRGLLRHNAGVHKLLPQDPSGRPFIQNNPSIPTGFNDLAFIDFSCKKFAHIAQVWCETNLRRCISKFHRFVCDCCDKAFPLRSALDLHKSISHSDKPATADTQDTQDTQDTQHTEDEAAGGDAENGVENGGQDVEKEAPPSEQAGFLESLGLLHVSKVKSGPTDDEIHQAHLDSIKVIHVEPPSSSLPQEPASAYLSGGLGLTLGLGVGGLAALSIPLMEASGSASALQGLSQTDALSLLSLQPFQTGFLLQPDGSAATGSAGSSGVKPGEAGGAGIMELADIQQILKVASAAPNQMALTLPALAKAPGFAGGQGQKAMPPLKPKPPITPRSSLTATTPPPLQSSQQASLGCISPSLPPPNPTLFKTPSSSSSSSSSSGNGGQLDAECMSDAHTPLSDSPPAANTAGHEEAGLSGRKPGAKGGNNAGSAKGLFPCRFCDQVFAFSGVLQAHMRFHLGILPHQCNICDYVAPDKATLIRHLRTHSGERPYVCRVCHYPFTVKANCERHLRKKHAKTSRKDIEKNIKYVTSTTTANMAAAITAGPTTTTQDMETGCTGAETTCRFCGEDLKTYRALQIHLRTHNGCQRKPFECRRCGAAFLAKRNCIHHLLKQHPEVQEREIEEHIATLLPAAVPVATAASGRAAAVSQMALNGMSPPPIQAVKVEELAIYPTELDQPLDFSAKSRGSGSHAGSPGVKLESVSPTFDCSVLDQPIDLSIPSKRQRREVSAGQMKEIKTEQSGSSIVEQQHALSKEDKAGNTLPPLHPHPQLGCYQLPPGSTPPPAPLPSLNNSTRAQRLKPLLPKPASSASSPPSAALKELPPLASIAQIIHSVSGAPDLLKREAVALEGKTRAAVAACQADPAAGPSAVPETQSEDTSEGSSSYRKIIKVKTYQTIKHRKRSRKKPAALTVKEKSVVSGGGIDLESSGEFASVEKMLATTDANKFSTYLQTGAADLGGKRDVDRAGGAEEREGGVKEEAKPAPVAPQSKGKKNAYSNSVQKMTCPFCPRVFPWASSLQRHMLTHTGQKPFPCPKCDAFFSTKSNCERHLLRKHGVTHRTLRRNGALAKKDGDEGSIESAESQSETEQVAPEAQDPGTSTDSGSAPTSESPAPSDQQEATTPCPTRNSSHGSSPAASGAEQQETETTEQPDQQGAPETRAARGKQPPQSNSSKADSADDDDCHSNKSLDLNFGKKLIDFKLSTSSGPAQEEQSSQPASSSSSSSSSSSSSSSSSSSSTSAPQVATESQEKEKSGASSSSSSPAVKQQPEYKHVCRVCKKSFRYATTLARHERAHLSEETPASAEENPPVKEEATESNNAKLTEEEQKKEVEMEEEEGGARGGESEGGDSGESEEEEKEKDERSDEEASEPKSSEGGEATGRRVDKRKKICNVCGKRFWSLQDLTRHMRSHTGERPYQCQTCERTFTLKHSLVRHQRIHLKPRGADGASAGNDDASEDGDSCTPTPTSTCPPSENESECGSGTAGAKELELEEEDVKEEGDGAESAALEEESPSKQAGSDADSEPPTTAASEDPDAEEKPELSANSATQQPSVDTTPSQQATDTKTSDDSSASDLKSTPETNISKDPSPSSSSSLPEESVAAAPAEGFVQGLLEIHAKPPLEHLLPNGEPPLVGAD